A genome region from uncultured Fibrobacter sp. includes the following:
- a CDS encoding DUF917 family protein yields MTEYAVGSLPYELQNIALGACFLGSGGGGKLKTSLKYIDDYFSANKEFQNFQIADLITDLKDAKPNESGIVVAYMGAPQKMDEIKCPDAVCEGIKKIMDYKNADHIDYIIPVEIGPVSSITACLTALKMKMTPKMQNVHVLNVDGAGRAVPTLDLISYTTNAHVSVNPTFLCSENENENKKPPEAPVYHQIKLEIFGDKKPGAVFSDDMDSGAASKMESLARPVLNMAEFDQRAGLVMWYFDNVTKLKEDYASVPGTLTFSLEQGRVIRSMQSENWEFSKIEELFKSQSIYPAIKENYPAIREMCRGKLISATTSTAGGFDVGVITIEDEGDSAHHYTIIFQNESLILWDSNYADPLAMAPDLISYSIKDKQKQYVFTNGDIMLNGKLNEDLEGTEIIVYGIAAPEALTESDKKIMDKRKDILSNTNADVEHNALPEHYMSILNTVGYYGRCKSLKE; encoded by the coding sequence ACTGCAGAACATTGCTTTGGGGGCCTGCTTTCTTGGCAGTGGCGGGGGCGGAAAACTCAAAACCAGCCTCAAATACATTGATGATTATTTTTCCGCTAACAAGGAATTTCAAAATTTCCAAATAGCTGATTTAATAACTGATTTGAAGGACGCCAAGCCAAATGAATCCGGGATTGTCGTGGCCTATATGGGCGCTCCACAGAAAATGGACGAAATAAAATGCCCCGATGCCGTATGTGAAGGTATCAAAAAAATCATGGATTACAAGAATGCTGACCACATAGATTATATCATACCCGTCGAAATAGGCCCTGTATCTTCGATTACGGCCTGCCTGACCGCCCTTAAAATGAAAATGACTCCTAAAATGCAAAACGTACATGTGCTGAATGTCGATGGCGCCGGCCGAGCCGTGCCCACCTTGGACCTTATCTCCTACACCACGAATGCGCATGTCTCTGTGAACCCGACCTTTCTCTGCAGCGAAAATGAAAATGAAAATAAGAAACCTCCCGAAGCCCCAGTTTACCACCAGATAAAGCTTGAAATTTTCGGTGACAAGAAGCCGGGGGCCGTCTTTTCCGATGACATGGATTCGGGGGCAGCTTCAAAAATGGAATCCCTTGCAAGGCCCGTACTCAACATGGCAGAATTCGACCAGAGAGCCGGACTAGTTATGTGGTATTTTGATAACGTGACCAAACTTAAGGAAGACTACGCATCTGTGCCGGGAACGTTGACTTTCAGCTTGGAACAGGGGCGCGTCATACGGTCGATGCAAAGTGAAAATTGGGAATTTTCCAAAATTGAAGAATTGTTCAAGAGTCAGTCGATTTATCCCGCCATAAAAGAAAATTACCCCGCCATAAGAGAAATGTGCCGCGGGAAATTGATTAGCGCAACAACATCGACTGCAGGTGGTTTTGACGTAGGGGTTATCACCATAGAAGACGAAGGCGATTCCGCGCATCACTACACAATTATTTTTCAAAACGAAAGCCTTATCCTGTGGGATTCGAACTATGCAGACCCCTTGGCTATGGCCCCAGATCTCATTAGCTATTCGATTAAAGATAAACAAAAGCAATATGTCTTTACCAATGGCGATATCATGCTTAACGGCAAGTTAAATGAAGACCTAGAAGGAACAGAAATTATCGTTTATGGTATTGCTGCACCCGAAGCATTGACGGAATCCGATAAAAAAATAATGGATAAACGCAAGGATATCCTGAGCAATACGAATGCAGATGTGGAACATAATGCGTTGCCCGAGCATTATATGAGTATCTTGAATACTGTTGGTTATTACGGAAGATGCAAGTCGTTGAAAGAATAA
- a CDS encoding DUF6544 family protein encodes MKKKFMIVLIVVAALILILAVWFNIPYSPVKSQFKTDVEARTQKIAAVASDKYTADDFKDLPPTIQKYLELNGYIGAKRQNVLSMEYRDVNFGLGVNKPRLKIDYTHTDFADSPDRLAFIDSKMFGIPFQGYDYYMDGKGGMKGVLVKLFTLFDQTGPEMDKACLITYLAEAFFLPEALLKDFITFKQVDEHTVEATITNKGVSTSGVFHFNDSYEMISFTTNDRGQIAPDGSIVYTPWEAQCVNYKEYSDGIRRPTVFRAVWKNKDGDFIYFDGKISRVNGTEVK; translated from the coding sequence ATGAAGAAAAAGTTTATGATAGTCCTGATTGTTGTTGCCGCTCTCATCCTGATTCTAGCGGTGTGGTTCAATATTCCCTATTCGCCCGTCAAATCACAGTTCAAAACGGATGTCGAAGCAAGGACGCAAAAAATCGCAGCCGTCGCCAGCGATAAATATACAGCAGACGATTTCAAGGACTTGCCGCCAACAATTCAAAAGTATCTGGAATTGAACGGCTACATCGGAGCAAAGCGGCAGAACGTCTTATCGATGGAATACAGGGATGTCAATTTCGGCTTGGGCGTAAACAAGCCTCGCCTCAAGATTGATTACACGCACACAGACTTTGCCGATTCCCCAGACAGGCTTGCATTTATCGATAGCAAGATGTTCGGCATTCCCTTCCAGGGATACGATTACTACATGGATGGCAAGGGCGGCATGAAGGGCGTCCTCGTGAAACTCTTTACTCTATTCGACCAGACTGGCCCCGAAATGGACAAGGCATGTCTCATCACCTACCTTGCCGAAGCATTCTTCTTGCCGGAAGCGCTCCTGAAAGATTTCATCACGTTCAAGCAAGTTGACGAGCATACCGTAGAAGCCACCATCACGAACAAGGGCGTGAGCACATCCGGAGTTTTCCACTTCAACGATTCCTACGAGATGATCTCGTTCACGACGAATGACCGCGGGCAAATCGCCCCCGACGGGAGCATCGTATACACTCCCTGGGAAGCGCAGTGCGTAAATTACAAGGAATACTCGGATGGAATCAGGCGCCCGACCGTCTTCCGCGCCGTATGGAAGAACAAGGACGGCGATTTTATCTATTTTGATGGAAAAATAAGCCGCGTAAACGGCACTGAGGTAAAATGA
- a CDS encoding cellulase family glycosylhydrolase yields MINKTQFTIFAIAAAFCMSAVAADITPTRVGPVSQYGKLIAGKNSQNKGQIYGSCEGVKDGAEVQVRGMSLYWSLMDEALDFWSEDGITTMVKDMKIQIVRAAMAAGNEDWTKGKYIGYAVQPDSQTQFVKRVVEAAIKQDIYVIIDWHSHTANTQTQNAVKFFGEMAQAYGQYDNVIFEVFNEPQKIEWSVIKTYADAVVAEIRKYSDNLILVGTPEWDQYPNRVIGSEINDPKQNTAYTFHYYAGTHCFSGKHEGMFGQSWPCEGENAVEAMNAGLSVFVSEWGVTTSDGKGSVAGDNDGWQNWMNEHKLSWANWSASRINEGSAAFDSATATPTSLTFTKSGDTLKSYLSTNAETYTLCPTKAPPPSSNSETQTPTSAESKESSSSAQPPKSDSGKSSSSADAIRAVASTAPAAITLQGRTLNFNIARMGLVTVKIFDALGHAKMAHSEALSSGMHSIELNSLPAGKYIVQITQGHSVSQASLLIK; encoded by the coding sequence ATGATAAACAAAACCCAATTCACGATTTTTGCCATCGCAGCCGCATTCTGTATGAGTGCGGTCGCTGCCGACATTACGCCGACCCGCGTTGGTCCCGTAAGCCAGTACGGCAAGCTCATCGCAGGCAAAAATAGCCAGAACAAAGGACAAATTTACGGCAGCTGCGAAGGCGTCAAGGACGGCGCCGAGGTGCAAGTGCGCGGAATGAGCCTCTACTGGAGCCTCATGGACGAGGCCCTCGACTTCTGGAGCGAAGACGGTATAACCACCATGGTGAAAGACATGAAAATCCAGATTGTGCGCGCGGCCATGGCAGCCGGTAACGAAGACTGGACCAAGGGCAAGTACATCGGCTACGCAGTCCAGCCCGATTCGCAAACCCAATTTGTAAAGAGGGTCGTCGAGGCGGCCATCAAACAGGACATCTACGTCATCATCGACTGGCATTCGCATACAGCAAACACGCAGACTCAAAACGCGGTCAAGTTCTTCGGCGAGATGGCCCAGGCATACGGCCAGTACGACAACGTCATTTTCGAAGTTTTCAACGAGCCTCAGAAAATCGAGTGGAGCGTCATCAAGACTTACGCCGACGCCGTGGTGGCCGAAATCCGCAAGTATTCCGACAACCTGATTCTCGTCGGCACGCCGGAATGGGACCAATACCCCAACCGGGTCATCGGCAGCGAAATCAACGACCCCAAGCAGAACACCGCCTATACGTTCCACTACTACGCCGGAACGCACTGTTTTTCCGGAAAGCACGAAGGAATGTTCGGGCAAAGCTGGCCCTGCGAAGGCGAAAACGCCGTAGAAGCGATGAACGCGGGCCTCTCCGTGTTCGTGAGCGAATGGGGTGTCACCACCTCCGACGGTAAAGGCAGTGTCGCCGGCGACAACGACGGATGGCAAAACTGGATGAACGAACACAAGCTCTCCTGGGCAAACTGGTCGGCATCGAGGATCAACGAAGGCTCCGCCGCATTCGACTCCGCCACAGCCACCCCGACAAGCCTCACCTTTACCAAGTCCGGCGACACGCTCAAGAGCTACCTGAGCACGAACGCCGAAACCTATACACTCTGCCCGACAAAGGCTCCACCCCCATCGAGCAACTCCGAAACGCAAACCCCGACATCCGCTGAAAGCAAGGAATCCTCGTCTAGCGCCCAACCCCCGAAGAGCGATTCCGGCAAATCCAGCAGCAGCGCCGACGCTATCCGCGCCGTGGCATCAACCGCACCGGCAGCAATTACCCTCCAGGGGCGTACGCTGAACTTCAACATTGCAAGGATGGGACTTGTGACGGTGAAGATTTTCGACGCCCTCGGACACGCCAAAATGGCTCATAGCGAAGCGCTTTCCAGCGGCATGCACAGCATAGAACTGAACAGCCTCCCCGCCGGGAAATACATCGTCCAAATAACCCAGGGCCATTCCGTATCCCAGGCTAGTTTATTGATAAAGTAG